In the Nitrospinota bacterium genome, one interval contains:
- a CDS encoding peroxiredoxin, with protein sequence MLQPGTDAPDFSVNDHNGNTINLKDYRGKKVILWFYPKADTPGCTMEGQGFRDDFKNFEEKNVQIFGVSLDNEADNKAFAEKFSFPYPLLCDVNREVALSYHAVKNVEDQYAARISYVIGEDGKVLESIESVDTNTHSKDLCSRL encoded by the coding sequence ATGTTGCAACCCGGAACCGATGCGCCTGACTTTTCAGTGAACGATCATAATGGTAATACAATCAATCTTAAGGATTACAGGGGTAAAAAAGTAATACTTTGGTTTTACCCCAAGGCCGATACCCCTGGATGCACTATGGAGGGCCAGGGATTTCGTGATGACTTTAAAAATTTCGAAGAGAAAAATGTCCAGATTTTTGGGGTCAGTCTCGATAATGAAGCGGATAATAAAGCTTTTGCAGAGAAATTTTCTTTCCCCTATCCCCTTCTTTGCGATGTTAACCGGGAAGTTGCCTTAAGCTATCATGCTGTAAAAAATGTTGAAGACCAGTATGCGGCTCGTATCAGTTATGTAATCGGAGAAGATGGCAAGGTTCTCGAAAGTATTGAAAGTGTTGATACCAATACCCATTCAAAGGATTTATGTTCCCGCCTTTGA
- the ispD gene encoding 2-C-methyl-D-erythritol 4-phosphate cytidylyltransferase: MNVCAIIPAGGQGTRMGGTVPKQFQALRGKPVLHYTLKTFQESGLIDSLVLVVPEKELANARTDWLGSPPLVKQVVMGGEKRQDSVFNGYKALPKDTDIVLVHDGVRPFLSKKMIQETIDAAEKFGASITAIPVNDTIKQVDESGKVQRTVEREGLWRVQTPQAFRYDLLGQAFQNAQKDSFYGTDEGALIEYMGQPVRVVDGSEWNLKITRPEDLVLGESIVTKLFPDI; this comes from the coding sequence ATGAATGTATGCGCGATAATTCCCGCAGGGGGTCAGGGAACCCGAATGGGAGGAACAGTCCCTAAACAGTTTCAGGCTTTGAGGGGAAAGCCTGTCCTGCATTACACCTTAAAAACGTTTCAAGAGTCTGGACTTATAGATTCTCTGGTGCTGGTGGTACCAGAGAAAGAACTGGCAAATGCCCGGACCGACTGGCTGGGCTCTCCCCCATTAGTGAAACAAGTTGTAATGGGAGGGGAAAAAAGGCAGGACTCTGTTTTTAACGGATATAAGGCTCTTCCGAAGGATACGGATATCGTTCTGGTTCATGATGGCGTGCGTCCTTTTTTATCGAAGAAAATGATTCAGGAAACGATTGATGCTGCTGAAAAATTTGGCGCGTCGATCACTGCCATTCCTGTGAATGACACCATCAAACAGGTAGATGAATCAGGTAAGGTTCAGCGTACTGTTGAACGTGAGGGTTTGTGGCGTGTTCAAACTCCACAGGCTTTCCGTTATGATTTGCTCGGTCAGGCGTTTCAAAATGCCCAAAAAGATTCCTTTTATGGCACTGATGAAGGAGCTTTGATTGAATATATGGGGCAACCGGTAAGGGTCGTAGATGGATCTGAGTGGAATCTCAAAATTACCCGTCCTGAAGACCTGGTTTTGGGCGAAAGCATTGTTACGAAACTTTTCCCTGATATTTAA
- the radA gene encoding DNA repair protein RadA codes for MAKTTTIFICQECGHQVPKWMGKCPECMAWSSFVEEVSRQTSSSRNSKRTSEPSALIPITEVQSVVENRLTTGIGEFDRVLGGGMVEGSLILIGGEPGIGKSTLTLQSMGHLARVGKKVLYVSGEESGSQIKLRADRLDALSDNLLVCSEICVEDIIQWIENVKPDVLVLDSVQTFFTSELQSAPGSIGQVREVAFKIFQIIKQRNLPTLLIGHINKDGAIAGPKSLEHIVDTVVYFEGERGHSYRALRATKNRFGPTPEIGVFQMAPEGLVAVENPSEWFLSERPENSSGSAIAATLEGSRTLLVEVQALVSTSSSIGMPRRMATGFDQNRMSLLIAIIEKRMGLQLQGEDIFVNLAGGIKITEPALDLAVVASIAGSFRDRVIDPETVLIGEVGLTGEVRSVMQLDARILEAVRLGFKRCIIPYSAKKIKNLSGKDIELIFVKNLTELFEHLFE; via the coding sequence ATGGCTAAAACTACTACTATTTTTATTTGCCAGGAGTGTGGGCACCAGGTACCGAAGTGGATGGGGAAGTGCCCGGAATGTATGGCCTGGAGCAGTTTTGTCGAAGAAGTATCACGACAGACATCATCTTCTCGGAATTCCAAACGAACCTCAGAGCCCTCAGCATTAATCCCAATCACTGAAGTACAGTCTGTTGTTGAAAATCGTTTGACCACCGGTATTGGAGAATTCGACAGAGTTCTTGGTGGAGGCATGGTTGAAGGATCACTGATCCTGATTGGCGGGGAGCCTGGTATAGGAAAATCTACTCTTACTTTACAAAGTATGGGGCATTTGGCTCGGGTTGGGAAAAAAGTTCTATATGTTTCAGGTGAAGAGTCGGGCTCGCAGATTAAGCTCCGCGCTGATCGGCTGGATGCTTTGTCAGACAATCTTCTGGTTTGTTCAGAGATCTGTGTTGAAGATATTATCCAATGGATAGAGAACGTTAAGCCAGATGTGCTGGTGTTGGATTCTGTACAAACTTTTTTTACTTCAGAATTGCAATCCGCACCGGGAAGCATTGGCCAGGTGCGCGAAGTTGCTTTTAAAATTTTTCAGATTATCAAGCAACGTAACCTTCCTACACTTTTAATTGGCCACATCAATAAAGACGGAGCAATAGCCGGCCCTAAATCTTTGGAACATATTGTGGATACCGTGGTGTATTTTGAGGGAGAGCGTGGCCATTCATACAGAGCTCTAAGAGCGACTAAAAACCGGTTTGGTCCTACTCCTGAAATAGGCGTGTTCCAAATGGCGCCAGAAGGTTTGGTGGCGGTGGAAAACCCTTCTGAATGGTTCTTGTCAGAGCGTCCGGAAAACTCATCAGGCTCTGCAATAGCGGCTACACTGGAAGGCAGCCGTACATTGCTGGTTGAGGTGCAGGCGTTGGTCAGCACATCCTCGTCCATAGGCATGCCGAGAAGAATGGCTACTGGATTTGATCAAAACCGTATGTCATTGTTAATCGCTATTATTGAAAAACGAATGGGGCTTCAGTTACAGGGGGAAGATATCTTTGTGAATCTGGCGGGAGGCATAAAAATTACTGAACCTGCTCTTGACCTTGCGGTAGTGGCGTCCATTGCGGGCAGTTTTCGGGACAGGGTTATAGACCCCGAAACTGTTCTGATAGGGGAAGTGGGTTTGACAGGGGAGGTTCGCTCGGTCATGCAATTAGACGCCCGAATTTTGGAAGCTGTAAGATTGGGGTTTAAACGCTGCATCATACCGTATAGCGCAAAAAAAATTAAAAACCTTTCGGGAAAAGATATTGAGTTAATATTTGTGAAAAACCTTACTGAACTTTTTGAACACCTGTTTGAATAA